The Gasterosteus aculeatus chromosome 12, fGasAcu3.hap1.1, whole genome shotgun sequence DNA window tgtgtgtgtgtgtgtgtgtgcgtgtgtgtgtgtctgggtgtattTGTGCATTTATGTGCATTTAAATACCAGGCATGTGTGAGTCAATGTTGTTATTTACTAAATATCTATTTAATGAAAGTCTTAAAGTGTTTCTCTTTATTAAACGCCGTGCTTTGTGGTATTGGATATTATTTCTGTTCCATAATATTTTGCCAACTCTCTCTGCCAGGAGTTGGAGAGGCATAGACTAGATATGGTATGggtatgtttatttttgtacatcTAACACCTGCATCGTGTAACTGGTTGTGTTATGGTTGTCATAGCAATGCATTAAGTGTAGCACTGGCTGCTGTCATACTACATTCTTCTGCATGGCTTTCCAGCAAAaccaacaaaagagaaaaagagtcaGTATGCTGCCTCCATCTGCTCGTCCTGAGGGACAACTGACCCTGTCACGGTGGCCAGGCAACTTctgtccccctcccccatcctccccctcctaCTCAGAATGCATTGCAAAGGCTGCCAGCCAATCCACACTCACTGTCTCAAAGTGCACTGGAGGAGTTTCTATCCATCACAGACATCGTCTAACCGTTGTACTGGAGTAGCCTGTGTTACCCCATAACACAGAGTGCTCGGCGATTCCGGCCCAGACattgagcttgtgtgtgtgttcgtccgTGCCTCTGTTCTGCGGTCCACCGAGTGATGGACTTTAACCTGCCCCATCCCGGCCTCTCTGTCGTTCACTGTTCCTGTACGCCGCACAAACAATGAAAACCGCTACCGAGAATCATTTTGTCTTTACGGTGGAGATACTTAGTTTGGTGAGGGTGCGGCACAACCTTTGCTTGCAAGTAGACCGGGTCAATTGTAAAACAACGATATAGATCAATTCCACCACAGGGACAACAATGATTCTGtgtagtacttttttttttccgccccGACTGTCCTGCTTGTCGTCACTCATACACAGTCACAGCTGAATCTAAAGGTCTGCCTATCAGTTTCATAGTGGACTCTGAGCCGCTTGTACCTTCCCTCAGAGCCAACTGAGATACATTAAACAATCCTGGTATTTACGGGTGTCACAGGCAATTGCATTGCTTTTGATCCGCTGTAGCTTGTCGCCACGATGCCCCTCAACACATTCATTGCGTTTGATAAAGCGCAGACTGTCTATGTCCTTTTGTAAGTTCTCCATGTGTAGATGAATCAAACCAATGAGGACAATGACATATGGTAGCAGAGTGCTCGGCATCTAGCCTGTTTTGTTTATGGCGAAACAGTCCTCACAAACTAGCCCCTTTCACTCACTCCGTGCTGGAAATGTCCTTGGCAAGCCCTAATAGTGGCaattgtgtgtttctggtgGATCACAGAGGAAATGACAGCCTGATACGGTGGAGCGGCAAACCTAAAGAGATCAAATAAAACGATAGTCAGTCACCAGTGATTCCGGTGCCCTTTTGCAGTAGACTGTGTATCATGCACCAAAGAACAGCATAGATGTCTCATCCTCAGCGGTCACATACTGTGCTAATACGTAAGGTGCCAAAACCACTGAGGTGGAACGGCTCTGTTTGTAGCTAGTCCTTACCATCTCTTCCTATTTGTCACCCTCCTCGCCAAACATTGTGAGAACGGtgtgtcaaaaataaaaccattaacaTTGCctgaattcattattttgatCATGGCAATGTGGCGAGTCTGAAGACTTCTGGCAACCAGcattttgttgcttttgttgtgTCAGCTTTAGTTTAGAGACGCCCGCCACCGATTCTAGCTGCTTCTCTTTTTTGAGCCTGTCATCACATCTACTTTGTACCGCATCTCTGTGTTGCTTTTTGGTTGTCATCGTATTACTGTACTCTTCACTAATGCTTCCACCATACATGTGAAAGTGTATACATGCGAAGCATCGTTTTGTGCCTGTTCAAGTGCGGTGCCTCCATTGAATTTAGTGCATCACAAATTTGCATTAATGCACACTAAATTTAGTCGACCTTGAGTGCTGTATGTGCAATGTGTGCTTCTTAATGTGGCTGTGTCTCTGCCACTctaggagagggagaggaggaggcaacATGTAATGCTGATGAAGGCGGTCGAGGCGCGCAAGAAAGCAGAGGTAGCCCATATGTACACAAACAGTCCACTCCACAAAAAGAGCCTAAGTCATTATTCCCCGGATGGATTCCCgccttctctcctttttgtgCGCTCTTTCcttctattcattttttttttcctccacactTTCCAAGTCAAAGGATTGTGGCCCTCAAGCACTTTCCTTTTGAATGCACACCAGCATTAGGCTGAATTCTAATACTGCTCAGCAAAGTCAAGTAAACCTTTCTGTatgtttttacacacacacacacacacgcatgctaaTGCACTaatgcacatgcacactttGCCTCCTTAATGCTCTCTTGAATTTTGGACTCTCCAGGAGCGCGAGCGCTTGCGGCAGGAGAAGAGGGATGAGAAGCGGCTGAACAAAGAGCGTAAACTGGAGCAGCGGCGGCTAGAGCTGGAGATAGCGAGGGAGCTGAGGAAGCCAAATGAAGACATGTGTCTGTCTGATCACAAGGTAGTTAACAAAGAAGCTCATCCGCTCGCTGCTATAggtgtgaagaaaaacacagagcgcacacacacgttgatGTACTGGATATTGTCAATTTTTCTCATTTAGGTGCTGTTAAATACATTGAATTAGGACACACAATtctgaataataatattatttattattattattatcagcatcattatcagtagtagtagtattagtatttAACAGTATATTTAACGTTTTCTTGACGGCCAGTATCTAAAATGAGACCACATGGTAGTGAGGATTTTTATGTGTGGAGATGTGCACCCTCAAGTGGTAGAATGAGAGTACTACATAATGTAGAAAGTAAGATGTCATTACTGTAAAAAGCACCATCTTGATAACAGTTAACAGGTGTGAGATGTAATAACAGCTTCACTCACATTTTCTCACAgctgtttaaatcacaatcgTCTGTAGTCCAAATCGGATGTAATATGTCTCACAGTTCGTTATACAGCAACAATGTGGTACCTACTTTCCCTTGTGCAGCCTCTACCGGAGTTCTCCCGAATTCCTGGACTCATCCTGCCGGGACGCGCCGTGTCCCACTGCCTGATGCTGATGCAGTTCCTGCGAGGCTTCGGCAAGGTTTTGGGCCTCGATTTGAATTTGGATGTGCCCACCTTGGGCATGCTGCAGGAGGGCTTGCTCAATGTGGGGGACAGCATGGGCCACGTCCAGGACCTTCTGGTCAAACTGTTATCCCTGGCAGTGTGTGATCCTGGTTTGCCACCTGGACAGAAGGTGAGCGAGTTCATTAAGTGGTACTTTTGTCAAATTTTGAACCACCGAAACCAGCTTGAGAATTAAACCCAAGACGGATTATTCTATGCAGTAGTTTCAgttcacatactgtatataaacGTATGACACTTAACATTAATTCTATTTAGTAAGTATTGTATGTTTACCGTAACTTGGTAATACACCTGTCATTGCTTTACTCTTAAGTGGAACTATTCTCTGGTACAAAATAATAGTCCGTATTTTTTATTAAGTGAATTTAGAAATCAGGacgttttttgctttttttgtggttttgttatttcttatttttgggGTTTAGTTTAGTTTCAGTGTTTTGATTTAAGGTTTAAGTAATCATAAATATATGCATATGAATTTAATCAGCTTACAGTCATCAAGGAAGTGTTCATTAACTCAacctcttttccttctctatCAGACAAAAACCATGCTGGGGGACCACCTGACCAATGTCGGCATCAACAGGGATAACGTGTCTGAGGTGCTACAGATGTACATGGGAGCCCATTGTGCCAATACTGAGCTTGCCCCTCTGGCCCTCAGTCTGAAGACCAAGGCCTTCCAGGCCCACACGCCGTCCCAGAAGGCCTCGATCCTGGGCTTCCTGGCTAATGAGCTGGCCTGTAGCAGAGCTGTTATCAGGTAGCAGAAGCAGCTGAAACGGAAAAAAGCGCAACCGTCCAAATGAGCTCTTTCTGTGTTACTTAATATATTCTGCATTAGACATGAACACTTTATCTATCTCTGTATTCACATAATACGCATCTCTCACCAAAAGAATATATCCATCCACCTTGCTCTTATTCTGCTTATCACCGAAATGATTCATTAGCCAATAATGTTGTATTTTATTGATGCAGTGGAAAAAAGCGTAATAATGCTGCAGCAGTTTTATTGTAAGAGAATCATGCAAGTATTCATTTGTGCACTGGGAGCTTATTGAGCTTTTATCTGTTGCTCAATGTACTTTCAGAGAATACTAAACTGTACTCTGCACAACAGTAACTTGACAGGattctgtttttcctcctccagtgAGATCGACAAGAGCCTGGATCAGATGGCCAACATGAGGAAAGACAAGATCATTATGGAGGGAAAACTGAAGAAGTATGTTTTCTTTCATCCTAAAACTGTCACGCCGTGATTGTCTGACCGTCATCTTGCTGAACTTGCGTGTGCTTATAAAGGTTGAGGATCATTCATGCCAAACGCaccgggaggagggaggccaGTATGGGCATTGAAGAGAACCAGTCCGTCGGCACTCCGTCCTCTGCCATAAAACGCAAGAGGAAACTGTGTGGAGACAGCGACGATGACGACGAAGACGACGAAGACAGTGATGACCaagcagaggacgaggacgatgaggaggaagaagaaatgaaGAAGGTTAAAAAAGTGGAGACATATGATGAggtaagaagaaaaataaaaaagatcgATCCGTCATCGAAGCTCACCGTAGCAGGTTTCTCGCTGACATTTACTGTTTGTTTCGTCCTCAGGATGAAGTGGAACAAGCCACCagtctggaggagctggagaagcagaTAGAGAAATTGGCCAAGGTATGCTTCTTAGAAGGAGTCAGAAAGAAATGCACGGTCTGTTGACACTGATAATGTTATATTAAGAACAACACACGCAGTGACATTTCACTGTGGATTgtgtttaaacacatttagtacAAAGCATTAGAACACCACAAACATCCTACACTACATGATAAAAAGCTGCATACTATAAATGGATTATTATACGCTGtgtattaaaaacaactattcttTTCTTCATATTATGAACATGTGCGCTGGCTATATCCAAATTAAGGGCATTGATTATCCCAATAAATGATCTCATTAGCATTGAATGCAATCCTCAATATATCACATTGATTATGGAAGGACACAAGGTAGCATGCATTAATCAAAACCACGTAGAGAAACCACTGAGAATGTTTTGTACGTTTGCAGCAACATCACCAGACCAGAAGAAAGCTGTTTGAAATTTCCCATTCTCTGCGCTCCACGATGTATGGCCAGGACCGCTACCGCCGCCGGTACTGGGTGCTTCCCCACTGTGGAGGGGTCTTCATCGAAGCCATGGAGAGTGGAGAAGGTAGTTACAGCACAACGCACGCTGAGTGTGCAGATTTGATTTGGCAGGTAGAGGAGGGAAAAGTGCTGTGAAAACATCTGTTTAAGCTGCATGTTTAGCTGTTTTCCTGATGATTTTTTACCTTATCTTGATCCTCAAGgacaaaaaaagataattatCTCACTGCTCTACCTTTCTCTCGAAAACAAGTTGACTCTGTAGTAACATCAGCcatggtagttttttttttaactaacaGCTCTCCCCCTGCAGCTCCAGAGGAACTGGAAGAGGAgcgacagaggaggaggagagtggctGAGGAGGTCAAAGTCAAAGAGGAACCTCAGGAGATGGAGTTGCAGAAGGAGAAACCCAACGACCTCGGTGGGCAGAGCATTCAAACGCGAGGCTTGGAGCTCGAGAAAGACGAGGAAAAGGAGCACGAGGGGAAGAAAATCTCCCTCTTTTACCAGCAGCCAGGCCGCGTATCCAAACTGTGCACATTCCGGGAGGTCGGCAAAGAGACGGTGACGGCAAAGGACGAGGAGAGTACCCATGTGAGACAAAACGGCGCAAGTCCCTTGGGCACTCCTGTTGCCACGACCAAAGGAacatccccctcccccactcacaATACCTCTGAGCCAGCAGTAGCAACAACCCCCTCCACGGTAACCAATAATGACACTAGCGTCCCTCCCCTGGCATCAACCTCTTTATCTGTCCCCTGCCTGCCAGCCCCGTGTGAAAGCCCAGGTACCACTCCTCCAACCTCCTCCCCAGCTCCATCTCCGTACCTCTCATTTCAAGCCAACGACCAGCTGCTCAGAGTCCTGACGGAGCGCAGCGGGCACTGGTTCAGCCTGCTGCCTCGCAACCCCTGCGACCTCACGTCCATCACCACGCCTCCCCCGGATGCGCCCCGCGTGCCACCCCAGGCGTCCTCCACCCCGGCCGGGCCCAGATCCCCGCCTCAGTCCCCTGCACTGCCCCTCACCTTTTCCGCTGCCTCAGCCTCCGCCAGCCCGCACCACCCAGCAGGCCTCCTCAACTACCCGCTATCAGCCCTGCAGGTGAGGCTGCTGGCTCGACACAAATAGAGATAGCCGTGTTGTACACAGTTGTTTCTGCCATGTAAAAGATCACCTAACCCATGACCCTCGGTCTTGTTTTCGTCCTCCACTCCCttatgtttttcctcttttctccccagGTGAAGTCAGGCGCTTCATTGCTAGGAGTTTCTTTCGGTAGCTGGCCCTGTGGCCTGATGAGTCCCAGTTTGCCTCTGTGCAGCAGCCCCAATCCCATGTTGGGTCATTCTCTGGATGGCAACACAGCAGCAAGTGTCTCCAGCAAAAGTGAATCACCTTTACCTTGCATGGAGAAATCCTCATCCATGCCTTCTCCTACGCTGGAGATGCCCAAATCCCTGGACCACGCCACACCTCGGCCTATTCCAGAGGGTGAGCGACTAAAACGGCATTGAGAGATATTAGTTGAGGCCGTAATTACCTCCCGTTTTCTTAATTGAGAAGAATTCACTTGCTTGATATACTTTCACTTGCCTGAATAGTCCAGGATAATTGGGTGAGGGAATGTTCCGCTCCGCTGTACGCAATTTCGTTTTGGTGTAGCGTAGCTGAGTGAAGCACCTTTTTGCTGTGACGTATGCTCTTTGTCTGGTAGTTTACATGCCTGTTTGTGCTCATTGTCTCAGAGAGCCTGACAGGGTGGTGGCGGGTGTCTGACATCGAGCAGCTGAGGGCTTTGGTCAGTGCCCTCCACAGCCGGGGCATTCGAGAAAAAAGCCTCCAGAGGCAAATGCAGAAATACACAGAGATCATCCCCCAGGTTTGCACCAAACACAAGGACGGTAAGTGCTCCAAACACCGCCTTTGAGCATATAATCACAATAAATAACATATAAGTCCTGTGAGCTGTATTTTCTGTCAGAGCAACACATGTTCAAATGTAGATGCATGCCCTTGTGACCGCTGAATCCGCTGCAAACAGCCACATGAATATCCGCGGATGTGTTTGGCTTCACTGCTCATGTGTTTACCCGCATTAGCAAGTTTATTTGCATGTGCTTTCATGGCTGACTGATGTCTCTCATGTTGTCCATCCAGTGGCCATGATTGAGCTGCGTGAGCTGGAGGAGAGCCAGGTCAGTGTGGAGTCCGTGCGCGGCTGGTGTGTCCAGGAGCAGGCGATGGAGATGGACATTGCCGTGCTGCAGCAGgtagaggagctggagaggaaggTCACCGCGGCCAGCCTGCAGGTCAAGGTAAAACCCTTAAGCCCACCCCTGCACATTTTGAAAGTGGTGTCAGAAACATATTTTAACATGTGGAGTGGTGTGATCAGAGGCCTGATGTCCTCTCCCAGGGCTGGACCTTTCCGGACCCTCAATCGGAGCGAGAAGACCTGGTGTATTACGAGCACAAGCCCCCCACCAAATCAACGCCTGGGTCTGCCAATGCAGGAGACAAGGACTCCAAGGAGCACCCGGAAGAGCGGGGGGAGAAGGGCGGGGTGATGCGTCACCTGGACAACCCACTGGACATAGCAGTGACACGTCTGGCTGATCTGGAGCGCAACATCGAGAGAAGGTACCTGAGGAGCCCCTTAGGTACCACCATTCAGATCAGGCTGGATAATGTGGGTACGGTCACTGTCCCTGCTCCTGCCCCATCCACTAGTGCTGACAGGGAAGGGTAGGTCATTTCTCCAACCAACGCTCCCCGTTCTCCCACTAAGAAccttttcctctctgtgtgtgcttcATGTTTCCCATACTACTCAAACAGGGGGGGTATTCGCTGCCTTTACAGCAGCTTTCTGTGGTGGCTtgttgcatttttgtttgttcctttggtCTTGTGCAGTTTCTTGGCCGGGTTGGGGGTCTGCACTCAGTTTCATTTCCTGTGTAGGTGTTGCTTACTGGCTTGATGCATTTCTGCAGTCATCCGCATGGTGTGTGCATCAGTAACCTTGGTTATGGGCGTACTCATATCTCCCACTGTACAGCATACACTTTCACGGGTCCTCACTCTTTCTGCATGAAGTTCCCCTTAAATAACAAAATCGGTGTGTACGTCTCCTTGGAGCCCTACAGCTCCCCCCTAAATCCTCATGCCTGTCTCTGCACAGCTGCGGCTCTTTGTGGTCTGCTGTCTTGTTGGCGGCTGGCTCAACTGATACAGTTAACTGCctattgtgcgtgcgtgcgtgtgtttgtgtgtgtaaatacacCCACGCATTCACGTACATGTGTGGCCCGCTCTGTCTCATTGTCTGTCATTATCTCCTGttagcagcgaggaggaggtggccCACGGTATGAAGGTGTGGAGGAAGGCTCTGACTGAAGTGCGCAGCGCTGCCCAGTTGGCCATGTGCATCCAGCAACTTCAGAAGTCCATCGCCTGGGAGAGGTCCATCATGAAAGTGGTGAGCGCTGCATCTCCGCAACgttaattaaaaacaagcaaTACTCAGAAGgggtatgtgtgtttttaatgaatgcacttgtttgtgttttttagtaCTGTCAGATGTGCAGGAAGGGCGATAACGAGGACCTGCTCCTGCTGTGTGACGGCTGTGACAAAGGCTGCCACACTTACTGTCACAAACCCAAAATCACCAGTATTCCAGAAGGAGACTGGTACTGCCCGGCCTGCATATCCAAGGTATCAACTCCATTAAAATTGCAATGTCATCTCTCTTACGGTTGATTACTTGTAGAGGAAATTCTAGCCACGTTTTTGTTTATCTGTTCTTTTACTTCTTCCTCTGTAATTTAGAATTTTAGTTTCCACAAACCAGTATTTGCAAATGTTAGTATTTAACCggccaaacaaatatttttcttaTTAAACCTGTCAATATTCTGCCTCAGCACTTAAAATCAAAACATATTTATGCTGAAAGTATTTGGGGGATTGtatgcattcatttaaaagctGACAATACAGAGTTGAGTGTAAATattgggaaagagagagaaaaaaacatgcaacaaagCTCATTCAAAACAACTGCAAGGATTATATATTTCCTGTTTGGTTACTTTGACTTTGAAGTTTTATGGTTTGCAAATTGACTCGGCATTAGTTCCATTGAGGGACAATGAAACTCTCCAATTCATAAAACTCTGAGAAATAACATTTTCCTGAAGGCtattgtgatgtttttattgtgatGTGCTTGCAAAAGACTACTCATATTATTGGTGGTCCACGATCAGACAAGTAGTTTAGAAAAGGCCCAAATGAGAATTGGTCAGTGGACACTGTAGTTTTAGCGTTGACTGCAAAGAATGTATTCTTAATTCTCTGCAGGCGAGTGGCCCGtctcccaaaaacaaaaaacctccGAGCAAACCATTAACATCAAGCGGAGGAGGTGCTAAAAAGGGTGCAGAGGGGAAGAAGAGCGGGAAGCAGGCGGGCAACGGAGAGGTAGCGGTGGACGACCCGGCCAGCAGCACAcccaaaaaagcagcaaaagacaccagcagaaagagaaaaacagaggagAGCTCACCTGCGCCgccagcagccaatcaggagagccctgtgtgtgtgaagagagcCAAGACGGCCAAGGACAACAACAGGGACCTGGGTTTATGCAGGTATGCGCCTCGGGCCTGTTCATACTCGTCTTCCATCAAAACCTCCACCTGTTATCCATCCGTCTCCTTAACACTTTTGCAGTTGCTGCCATCTACTGTAGTGACAGTATCAAGACGTTGTTTTCTCTTTAGCAGTGAACACGGCTCTTCTGTGATTTTCTTCTGCGATCAAGTCCTACAAATTGCTCCAAACAAAGGAGGAAGAAATTCTAAACTTCCCAGTGGAAGAAAACTCCTCAAAGCGACGGCCACGCCTTGTCCGTGTCTgaccacttgtgtgtgtgtgtgttcaacagGGTGCTTCTTGCTGAGTTGGAGCGGCATCAGGACGCGTGGCCGTTTCTCACGCCAGTCAACATGAAATCGGTCCCCGGCTACAGGAAGGTCATCAAGAAACCGATGGACTTCACCACCATACGTGAGAAGCTCGTGAGCAGCCAGTAAGTTCCCGCCGCATGTAATTTTGGGTTACACCACAGCATTTGATCTCAACTTaacactctttttttaatttcaggtATCAAAACCTTGAGACCTTCATCATCGATGTTAACTTGGTCTTTGATAACTGCGAAAAATACAACGAAGACAATTCAGACATTGGTCGAGCTGGTCATAACATGAGGAAGTTCTTCGAGAAGCGCTGGACTGAGcttctgaaacaaacaaattaaacgTCTGTTCAGATTCTCTCCATAAACCCATTCAACTTTTCATACCGGAGCACCTGGTTTtacgtttgtttttattttctgatgGATACAGTGGCTTTGCAGAATGGAAGAAGTCCAATCCGTAATAAGGAACCCGCGGTGTGCATAAGATGAGATGTCACCGTCGgggctaaaaaataaaaatggcgtTACATGAGGTGCGCTGGATTTTATTACAACAGGGATAAAAGCCCCAAAGAGTCCCATAGAAATGGGGTGTCGTAGTGCAATACTATTCCCTGTCTCAGAACACTGCACTGAATTTATCCTCAACTGTCACTGACGTGTCTGCGCTAGAAGACTTTCCACTACTTGTAAATAGTCTTTTGTTATTTAATCGTATTATagtgaatgtatttaattttgTAATAATTATTTATGAATCAAGGTCCACTTCATTTTCTATGAAAAGGAAGAATCAGCTGAACTGCtttgaattaaaaaaggaatgtgtctttgtgttataATTTTTCTCCCAAATATTAAACAaagccaagaaaaaaaaaaatactgtttaCACTGTTCAGTGCTTTGAGGCATCAGAGGACTGTATTGATTTGTTCAAACTGTAaaactgcatttatttacaGGAACAGCAGACGGACAGTTAGACAATTGTGATTTATGTGTATATACTGTTTATTAATGTCAATATTATGTCTTGTTTGAAACAATGTGTAAAAATTGTTTAAGAATATTAAGATATTGTTTATGCCTTAGAATGATTGTAGCATTCTATTTTAGTGTACGTGATGAAAACATTATCATAAATATTGTttgtacagtatatacatatCCTCTGCAAACACTGTGGTATCCTTAATCTTGGTAGTGCCTACCCTTCCAACAGGGGCATGTAGGGGACgttattgtttttagttttcattctcatgacatcattttttttttttaatatgattttaatCCAACGAGGCCTCCAAAGTTggacagtgacacaaaaatcaTTCCTCTCCatagcagaaaaaaaaggaaaaacaagcaTTCAGTAATGCTTCCATGACGCATTTCCTCGTAATCTGCCACAATACAGAGGACCTAAGGCCATTTGTAACCACTGTGTTGAACCTTTGCTGTGTGTTGTGGCCTGATGGAGGCAGCTAGATTTTTTTGTACCCAAGTCAAGAGTACTTGAAGTTACTTTATTTAAGATATTGTGGAATAAAAGTATCATTCTTTTGTAGGAGCTTTATTTTTCACTAGTGTGTGGCACGGACCTATTAAAAGGATGTTTTTCAACGTAAAAAGCTTCAACTTGCTTTATTTCAACTCTGTCCTCCTGAATGTTTTTTGGTAAAAGCCATGGTGGTAAACGTGTAATCTCTTTTACTCTATACGCAAGAAGAACAGTTTGTAATgctgttaaaaacacaaacatctacTTGGAGATCTAACTGCCTGACATAATTTGCTCGCAATAACAGAAATGCATGGAGTTATATTTGGGAGTAgtatttcaattatttaaacTGTTAATACCCCATGGGGCAACCCTCCATTACAGGTAACATTCCTGTATATGTAATTTAATTGGACTTAAGTAAAAGAAGAAAGTCTGTTTCACTCAGAATGGCCTCTGTTGGCGTCGCATGTAATGCATTAACATGCAAGCAGCATTATCATGTTTACCTTGTAAAGGTGGAGCCAACTAACTACTTTACATACCTATAGACATGTCGGCCTGTCTTAAACTGAAAGAAGTAACCAGGATGtcaaatggatttaaaaaatgaaattaaaaaaaatccttttgaaATGTAGTTGAAGAATTAAGTAAAATAAGAGACATTAATTATGTAAATGCAGACGTGTAACTTGCTGAATTGTTCAACTGTTACAATATACACATAATACAGTTTACAAAATTACAAATCACCATCATCAACCACTTAAAGTCCAGCTATTTTATACATCAGTGGAGTACTCTGTAACTAATAACAACTAGTCACTAATGTAGTTTAGTCCTTTTACTAATTTACTTTTCCTATCCTTTAACTACCAAATATTAGGGTTAATGGCA harbors:
- the baz2ba gene encoding bromodomain adjacent to zinc finger domain protein 2B isoform X5, with translation MQDMESGERLASPAPTLSAARTSSPAASSSSSSSSSSSSASSPAPHSKSSLAPSPSAPGSNLSTSGRLFGAGEQPFIGSALSSAFPLVNHPAFGALYSSGAGRPEFGGLGSLGMSAALAAHPQLGALSEWWRAAEAHGRGAAAFLPSFISFPPFFSPHMQPNHSASPVQIRMPGKNSHAAPKGVNGAVNGGGVCPPTTQSGGFSASPAPVQASTKPTKNPDPSNSHRSSPQTNPAELVDKPIHRPKEKKPRRKPGDASLASNSESGTSSDSSSDGSLSSDLEDLAEDDEDDDDDEDDDDEEEDKQIEFSDSEKRSKKQTKVLIPSTGSTKANRPTSGEAHDMKVSKAQRASSNPPNLVPFPCSTSPPVFTQTSPLALHGSRSRTEGPQQHLSVIQSTGLAANTKPLALLSQPRREFSPSSSPMALAMSPEALSSAASPKAPKPLPSSSSSPQHLPLSLCSSPKPLSMPSPPRPTLPPPTSPKPFGSTSSVRSSQKSSPKPPRRAAAGSAKSNKRKQLEASLAQITEFRLKQTLMSQGQTFPAELKKQQQGPNKSPKRTPLSSPPLPPAPAPPPQNNHSNLFLSSALLGLPEPHPPNGVIQSITQDAPLALITKPRKDSQCDSDGGSMPVNLSTGASRIQATAQAGPQSQPSTTSPHAAGHGPRKNKAPKGKAQTPGQGQGQAQGQADPLAAWKGFSQNHLVQSLVDLFRGGEPGIGIPGVSIPGVGIPGMGIPGTCNPTAGLPANKESDDSGDDDDDEDDDLEEEEEDEEDSDDSLSESDSNSDSDISGMKVKELKLLPSGSSKKETTPRRLTKGPELLNTSTNHTATSCSPLDLQVIKTPTIVTSSSALAYHSSPGSSSYSLASPLGSGKRKRVMDEKELMIPLELGWRRETRIKSVAGRSQGEVAYYAPCGKKLRQYPDVMKYLSRNGISGITRDNFSFSAKIRVGDFYEAREGPQGLQWSLLKEEEVIPRILAMEGRRGRPPGSDRESAGEGGKGSRRRKGRPPNVGDPLLPEGPSPSEVKLLRKLEAQEIARQATQMKLMRKLEKQALARAAKEARKQQAIMAAEERRKQKEQIKILKQQEKIKRIQQIRMEKELRAQQILEAKRKKKEEVANAKILEAEKRIKEKELRRQQAEILKHQELERHRLDMERERRRQHVMLMKAVEARKKAEERERLRQEKRDEKRLNKERKLEQRRLELEIARELRKPNEDMCLSDHKPLPEFSRIPGLILPGRAVSHCLMLMQFLRGFGKVLGLDLNLDVPTLGMLQEGLLNVGDSMGHVQDLLVKLLSLAVCDPGLPPGQKTKTMLGDHLTNVGINRDNVSEVLQMYMGAHCANTELAPLALSLKTKAFQAHTPSQKASILGFLANELACSRAVISEIDKSLDQMANMRKDKIIMEGKLKKLRIIHAKRTGRREASMGIEENQSVGTPSSAIKRKRKLCGDSDDDDEDDEDSDDQAEDEDDEEEEEMKKVKKVETYDEDEVEQATSLEELEKQIEKLAKQHHQTRRKLFEISHSLRSTMYGQDRYRRRYWVLPHCGGVFIEAMESGEAPEELEEERQRRRRVAEEVKVKEEPQEMELQKEKPNDLGGQSIQTRGLELEKDEEKEHEGKKISLFYQQPGRVSKLCTFREVGKETVTAKDEESTHVRQNGASPLGTPVATTKGTSPSPTHNTSEPAVATTPSTVTNNDTSVPPLASTSLSVPCLPAPCESPGTTPPTSSPAPSPYLSFQANDQLLRVLTERSGHWFSLLPRNPCDLTSITTPPPDAPRVPPQASSTPAGPRSPPQSPALPLTFSAASASASPHHPAGLLNYPLSALQVKSGASLLGVSFGSWPCGLMSPSLPLCSSPNPMLGHSLDGNTAASVSSKSESPLPCMEKSSSMPSPTLEMPKSLDHATPRPIPEESLTGWWRVSDIEQLRALVSALHSRGIREKSLQRQMQKYTEIIPQVCTKHKDVAMIELRELEESQVSVESVRGWCVQEQAMEMDIAVLQQVEELERKVTAASLQVKRPDVLSQGWTFPDPQSEREDLVYYEHKPPTKSTPGSANAGDKDSKEHPEERGEKGGVMRHLDNPLDIAVTRLADLERNIERRYLRSPLGTTIQIRLDNVGTVTVPAPAPSTSADREGEEEVAHGMKVWRKALTEVRSAAQLAMCIQQLQKSIAWERSIMKVYCQMCRKGDNEDLLLLCDGCDKGCHTYCHKPKITSIPEGDWYCPACISKASGPSPKNKKPPSKPLTSSGGGAKKGAEGKKSGKQAGNGEVAVDDPASSTPKKAAKDTSRKRKTEESSPAPPAANQESPVCVKRAKTAKDNNRDLGLCRVLLAELERHQDAWPFLTPVNMKSVPGYRKVIKKPMDFTTIREKLVSSQYQNLETFIIDVNLVFDNCEKYNEDNSDIGRAGHNMRKFFEKRWTELLKQTN